The segment CCACTGCACCCCTGCAGCCACTCAGTCTAGTACACACCGTCCGGCAAGTTCACGGTCACAGACGGTGTCCAGTCCTCAGCTCTGTTCACACTAGAGAGTATCTGGCAGCTGTTCCCTGACTGGCAGTGCTGTGCAGGAATGCATACACCAAGCTCTGTTCCTGGGGCTTCCTAGAGGTCACTGGACACAGGACACAAGTGACTGGCTTAGAGCCTCAAAACAGTGTCCCGATGCTCAGGACCAGAAACATAGATAGTGAAGGTATCACTCTGCACCAAGTCTATCTCGGACTCCGGCTGACACCACAGGGGGTCAGAGCCGAGTTTGGGGCAGGCATAGCCTCATGCTCACACCCTGTCTCAGACTCGTGTAGCTCCGGGTGGCAAGCCCTCTGAATTTATTTCTTCCACTGTGTAGCAGAGGCGATAAATGGTCTCTATGCTACAGAGTTAATATGAGAATTATCATGACTGGATAGCACAGCCCTGACTGGCTCAGTGTTCTCTTCTAGTTTTTATCTGACCTGAGTTGGGAAAAATGCTTTAAATAAAGCCATGTTGAGAAGAAAAGATTATTTTACTTCAGAAAATAAACTGTCCACACGAGGGTCAGATGCCCAGGCAGCCCTTCTAGTTGGGACTTGGGTACGCCACACTTAGAGGCTCCTAAACCAGGCCCTGTCCTTGGATGCTGGCGCTGTAGGTCTGGTCAGATACCTTGTGTAAAGATTAGACGATTTGGAGTAGAAGATGCTTTCCTGGATCATGAAAAGGGAGACGGTTGGTTACTGCCTCATCCAGGTCTGGAGTGATGTTTTTGAGCTGTGTTGGACATGTCTGTCTCCTGGTCCAGGGCCGCAGGGATTGGCATCCTGGTTGTAGCCCTGGGGATTGCTCTGCTAATCGGCTGCTGGTATTGCAGAAGACGAAGTGGATACAGAGCCTTGACGGTGGGTAACGGTCCCCTCTGAACTTTCCTCTGAACTTCTGGGGATGCcggtgtatgtatgtgcatgtgtgtgcacatgccatggTGGGCGTGGAGACGAGAGGACAACAttttggagttggttctctcctttcaccctgtggtggtttgggGTCAAACTCAGCTTGTCAGTTCTTCCCTGCTGGGTTGGGTCCCGGCTGAATTCTTTATCTCTGTCATACTAAGTAGCCCATGATCTCCGGCATCTTACTGATAATCACACCAGCACGAGAAAACCATCCTCCCCCACAGCGTAAGGTGCCACTGAATACTCTTCtctcatccatctatctattggTCCTGTAAGGACCATATGTTAACTTGACATAGCACTGACATTAGGAAGGGAGCCTTTAAAACCTGAATGTTTGTATAGGTTTCAAAACAAAGTCTGGGTGTTTTGAGGCCAGCAAGGCATAGCAAGGTAGGAAAATTTAAATGTGATCTCCAAGGGAAACCAAGTGCTGCCcagtaaaaacaaatcttttttttctttttttttggagctggggaccgaacccagggccttgcgcttgctaggcaagcgctctaccactgagccaaatccccaacccccaaaacaaatcTTCAAAGGTGAAAGCCACTGAATGGGAagggtggctcagcagctaagtgCACCCgatgctcttccacaggacccaggttcagttcccagcaaccacacggtggctcacagccctcCGAAACTGCAGTCTCAGAGAATCTGTcaacctcttctggtctccagagtCACCAGGAATGCACAATGGTGCGTAGATATTCATTCTGGCAAGACACCAGACATTATAGACATTCATCAATCAGTCATCAATCAAGCAATCAATCAAGCCACTTGCTAGGTATGGTGGCACCTAtgtgtaattctagcacttaaaAGGATAGAGTTCAGGCTACCACAGACTACCAGGAAGaacctgttaaaaaaaaaataaggataaaGTATCCCTCCCAATCTCCAAACAGGCTTTCAACCACATCAATTCAACATTAGATTAccataaaatcaacaaaatgtgTTGTCATAGAGATAGCAAAAACtgtactaaaacaaaaacaaaaacaaaaacaaaaccaagaaaaaaaaaaaaaaaccaaagcattgAGGTCTGGTGGGAAAAATATGGCAACATAGACCAAACTTTTAGGAGTGTGAACTCTCTCAGATTCTGACCCATACTTCCCAAGACTGCAGAAAACTTTTGCTCTGTCCTCTCTGGAGGAAGGGAACAACACCCCCCCCCAGTACAGGTCACAGCTCAAGCTTCTCGGAAGCCATCCAAACTCTGCCTGGAGAAGCCCAAGTTTCAGCCCTGAGCCCAGGCTGCCTCCCAAGCCCAGATCATTCATTGATTGAGTGCCCACTGTCTACTGTCCCAGTTCCAGAGCTTCTTTGCCAGGAAAaaggctgtgtctgtgtctcactTTCTCTAATTGTGCTTTTTTAGTAGAGGGTTCAGAATGTAATCCAAAGAGGCAAGGCACCTTGGAACCCACACATCACCAAGCAGAGTCCTCTAGTAAGTTCATACTAAAGTGCACTCCAAGTAACCTGTGGGAAAGCCGAGGATAGCCTTCAGCCTAGAGCCCCGCCCACAGGATACCTGCCACTATGCATGCTGAGTAGGGGAAGGACTTTAGCTTCTGCCATTCAGTTCCACATGTGTCCCTCTGGCAGGGAGTGGTGACACTCTTTGTACTTAGTTATTTACTAGTTGGTCTTCCCCTTCATCGTCCCCTTTAGAAAACAGGCACATAAACGTCACATGGACCTGGTAGCAGCGACAAGCTTCCTTAATCCCCatacctgggaagcagaggcaggtggatctctgtttgagaccagccagttcgacagagcaagttccaagatgaCCAGGGCTATATCAAAATAAAGTAGAAGTCACAAGGTTGCAGGGCACCAGGACTTAGCTTCATTGTTCACCACTGACTTGCTTTGTAACCTCAGATATTAATTTTTCCAAACCTCACTGGCTCTATTCTAAATCTAATGTTAgcatttcctctaggctctgaccaacagttacctagcaacaaccAGGTACCAGGCTAGTATATAAGAATGGCTTGTTACTGCCCCTCCCCCGTcaaactattctctctctctcttctctctctctctctcccttcctccctccctccattctctcctctcctctcctctcctctctcttcctctccctccctccctccctccctcctttcttccccctctccctctccccttcctcctctccccctcctcctctctcccttccctttctctcccccctttcccttcctgccAATAAATCTTTATATTAGGTCTGTCTCATGGCTTGACTTCTCAGGGGGAACACTTCAGCATGGTCCCACCCAGGTGCTCTGCTgatgttttataaaacacaacgtCTAGTCATGGCAAAAATATGGCAGCAAAtgtttattagtttttatttagcatgtcttcatttttaaatttcatattttaaattgtgtgtatatgtgtgtgtgtgtatatgtgtatgtgtgtgtatgtgtgtgtatgtgtatgtgtgtatgtgtttgtgtgtgtatgtgtgtgtatgtgtgtatgtgtgtgtatgtgtatatgtacgtgtatgtgtatgtgtgtgtatgtgtttgtatgtgtatatgtgtgtgtatgtgtgtatatgtgtttgtgtgtgtgtgtgtgtgtgtgtgtgtgtgtgtgtgtgttggtcagtATGTGCATGAGAGGGCCTGTtgtccatagaggccagaagagggtcttCCTGGGGTTGgaggtacagacagttgtgaaccagcAAATGTAGGTTCTGGAAATGGAAGTGGAATTTAGGATTTCTCTAAATAATGGTCCTAGCTGcagggccacctctccagccccatctctcCATTTAAAGAATAGAAGTTCATTTGTGTCAAAACCACATTGAGCAGGTGTTTCAGGTTAGCGTGTTGGGACTCATTTTCTACCCAACTCACAATTGTTCACCTGACAACGATTCCCCTCCTCTTAAATCCTTCAAGTTCAAGAAGACAAAGAGTGTGGCTATGTGTGCAGACGCTGACTGTATTGGTCGGGCGATACGATTCCAGCGTGACCTTCTATGCTACACGTAACCAGTTTCCTACGTGTACATTCATCCTACCTATAAATCGGGGAGTCAGAGTTTCCGACTTTCTGTAAGATGAAGATGGATTCtacccctcagctcctccaatgtaaaaggaggagggagggctcCATCTTGCGTGGCGTGGGTGTGCATGGGTGAGTGGTAGCCGGCACACCAAAGCCATGTAGTTCATGGGGGGGTAGAGAACAATGGGAGTCAGCTCTTGCCTTCCACTTTGTTGAGACAGGTGATCTCTTGTTCCTGCCTGAGCTCTGTGTGTTTCAGGCTAATTGGACAGTGAGCCTCTGGATGactcttctgcctctgtgtaccATGTCACTGCAGGGGCACTGGGGGCTACGGATGCACACTGCAGTGTTTGGCCTTCTGTATGAGTTCCAGATATTAGACTAGAAGAACTTCTACTGGCCGAGCCACCTTCTCAGGCCATGTTATTTGAGTTAACACTAAAACCTTGTTTTGAGGTGTTCAGGTCTCCTGGAAAGCCTGGTCAGCAATCTCTAGCCTAAGAATTTTAGCTAAGTGTGGTACTTGTGTAGTTGTATATCAGGTAAGTGTGCTGTAGGCGAGACATGGTGCAGCAAGCACGATGTCTTAGCTGTTTCCTGCAGCTGCTCAAAAATGCTAAAACTGACTCGGGGAGTACATGGTCTCTTTTAGTTTACAAGttggtttcttttctcatttcttttcgtgttgctgtaaaattataataaattctGTCTTTTGTCccgcactagatccggcaccacagtgcctGAAGATATCTTCTTCATCtgagtcagcaaagcctctcatctgctttgctccatcccgtatcacactgccgatggcttctctctgagcctggcaacaatctctctactcatctggttcccaaggcaggctgccaccacgCCAGACATACAcgtctccagccaccacaaactctcttgaattcaattaaatctccacatgaaggaacacacaacacaatgacctctgatccagttgataagatataattgtccacctagacatacaaagccctgtacacatccatcccttaagaatattcataacgacctgtaaatgtgcggagaggaatcttaacatccgtctccatgttctctctgctgcttctctttctccttgctccagtctcctcttctctctaaaacttttctcccgcccatccttccttctcatccaatgacaggccccgTTCTATTTTGTACCTTCACCTccatgacatcatcctacattttctaagggagttcttatTGTGTAGCCCAAGCCAGCTCAGACTAATGGTCCCCTTGCTTTGGCTTTCCCGGTGCCAGAATTATACAAGTATAGCGTCTTGCCTAGCTTTTCCTTTCTAttatattctttcttatttttttttaagattctatTTCCTATGCTGCCTATGAGTGTCTGCACGCATGTATGAAAGTATACCACATgaatgcagaagccagaagagggcactggatcccctggaactggagtgttAGGCAGTCGTGAGCCATGAAGCCAGAGCTGGgaacaaacctgggtcctttggaagagcagcggaagctcttcaccactgagacGTCTGTCGAGCCCATCTGTTCACTTTGTAGATCCAGTCTCCTCTTCCGGATTCCACAGTTAGTGACAGTGTGGTGCCTGGCACTTCAGTCAGTCCTGACAACTCTCGAGAAGTGGGTTGTATCATCTAGCTACTGCAGATCTCAGGACTGGAATGAACAGAGTGAGGGAGTGGTGTGAGGACGCCCCGCCAATAAGCGGAAGCAGCTAGCTTAATAcccatttttatttgtatagattttttaagaatattttcatttcggggctggggatttagctcagtggtagagcgcttacctaggaagcgcaaggccctgggttcggtccccagctccgaaaaaaaaaaaaaaaaaaaaagaatattttcatttcatgtgttctggtgttttgtctgcatgtatgtctgtgtggagtGTAgaatcccttgaaactggagttacagacggttatgAACTGCCTTGTggggttgggaactgaacctgggtcttctggtggagtagccagtgctcttaaccactgagccatttctccagccttaatATCCATTTCAAACcgttgtttcctttttctttaatagACTcagttatattattattatcattattatcattttattcattcttaTGACGTTATATTTCAGGACAAAAGGCGTCATGCTGGTACTCAAAATACCTCCAGGGAAAGATGCTTATGTGAGAGTCTTGATCACCAAGACAGCCGACTGTCTTCTCAAGAAAAAAACCACCAACCTGTGGTATGTGGCCATTGTGCATCTGGGCACTTTCATGTCAGCTGCTTTCAGCCCAAGTAAACAAAGTGATTTCTACTAAAGCATAATCTTGAGTCTACTCAGTGTCACTAAACTGTTACTGACCTATGGCAATGCTCACGATTAGGACTAGCATCTGAGCTCAAAGATAGCCCTTGCTTTGCATGCAGGAGGCCCTGGATGCGAGCCACACACCTGCCCCTCCCCCGTTCAGGTCAGAACGGTAATtcttgttttgtatattttacaaacaaacaaaaacaaacatgggaaatgttttttttttttttaaagctgtgtcCTCTTTTACTTAGATTTTACAGCCAATGAGAGTCCTACATGTCAGAGACAGGGGAACATTTTCCCCTGTAGAGCTGAGCCACAACCACATGTGTTTAACACTTGAAACCCTAGTTGGGAAAAGGTTACTGGGCATTTAAGTTCTGCACGGAACTTGCATGCATTTCTGCTGCATTCACTCCTGTACCTTAGGCATATCAAAGTAATGCATGGCGTTGATTCTGGAGTCAGACAGCGGGGCTGTGTCTCAGCGCCATGACTTCCTGTTTGTGAGCTAGGGCAAGTGCTGTTTTTATGCCTTGGTTTTTCCCCTGGAGAAAACTCCTTAGCTGAATGATTGGCACACTGTGCTCAGCTGGTAGGTCCAAgtgcctctctgactctgcctttTAATGATGTGTATCATCaatgcccctcccccaagtcctACATGTGCTTTTAGACACAACTAACAGGGACCCATGTGGTGAAGATGAAGTGTTTGTTGAGTGGTACTCAGGATTCCAGAATCCATGGGTAGGTGAGTTGCCTCAGGGCTGCTAGGCCTGACAACTTTGAGGTTGGTCCCTGAGACCCACCTGAACCAAGGAGAGAACCCATCCCCCGCAATggtcctccgacctccacatgGCTATGGCACCGGTGCTGCCCCCATAAACAAGAtggctaaataaataaaacccaattATTTCATTAGGACTTGGAGATTCTGAGGGACAATCTGAGCATAAATACACTTTTCAATTTTGGGAatatctttgtctctttctcttccctccaacATTTCAGTATACAAGTTGGTAAAATTTAACAATTACTCCATTGGAGGAAAAAATCTGTACAAACGTTTAGAAGCTTCAGTCCACAGGGAAAGCATAAATGCAATGCAAACTgccttgcccctccccccccagACCATGCACACCGCTGCCAAGTCTACATgctgctcctctctcctcctcacaGGTTCCCAACGCTCCACCTGCCTATGAGAAGCTCTCTTCAGACCACTCGCCACCACCATATTCACCCTGAGAGCCGAGAAGCTGCTAAGAATTCTGAAAGTTTCCTTCATGCTTTCGCTTTAAGGCTGAGTAGATGCCCATGTTTTGCTTTAGAATGCTATAGAATGTACAGCTATACTAACAGGCCAGGGTTAAATTCTTGGCAGGGCAAGCAGAAGGGTGGCGAGGAATGGTGAGAAATATTAACCTTGGAAAAGCGTCAATAAATATCTCAACGTATATTATCTGTCCCAGTGGCAATGCCATTAAATCATCATTGTTAGCATTGTTTTGAGGGGTGAACTCACCTGGATGACCAGGGAGCCTCTGATTTGCAAAGAAATTTTTATCTTTATGTGTGCCcacatttatgtatgtgcatttgcATGCTGATTCCTGCTGAAGCCGGAAACTGTTAGATTCCCTGGAGTCGGAGTTACAGGAGGCTTTGAGCTGCCTCCTGTGCGTGCCGGAACTAAATGAGTTCTCTGAAGGAGCAGGGAGCACTTTTAACAATGCAGCCACCTCTTCTGACTTTCTCCTGCTTCCTAAAATGAAACGCAGCTAGCTTTCAAACTACTCTTCAGCTTTTAAAAGCAACCTATTGGCCAGTGTGAGCTGTGCAGAATTGCCACAGATGTTATGGGCTGTTCAGAAAGGATCCCGTTACAGGTTTAAAACAACTTGCTTCTGCTGGACAATGTTAACCACGGTGCTCTGTGTTCTAAAGGGATCCCACAGTAACACATtgtaaagtttctctctctctcctccctccacttctctctctccgTGGTTATGTATTTGTGAGGACTGAGGTCAGTGTTGGGTAGGTTTTTTTGACAGTCTCTCAGCAAACCCTGAGTTCATTGGTTTGGCTAATCGGCCAGGGAGCCTCAAATACCCACCCGTGTCCACTGCTCAGTTCTGGAGTTAATGTGCTTCCACACCTTACCATTATGCGTGGACTCTGGGGTTCCAAAGTCTCAAGCTCGTGTGGCAGGCATCTTACAAACTAAGCGATCTTCTcagcagaaaataaaatgaacaaatatatgtctgtatttgtcaaactataaagtttgttttttaagaacttCAGACACGAGTTCTGTTAATTATATCActccatcccttcccttcctcatccaTATCCCTACCCCACTCTTTTACAGATTCATGACCTCTTTCCTATGATTTCTATcgctacacatatatacacaaatgtacacacacacattacacatgtatacacatatatatagaaaACCTATTGAGTCCATGTAGCATTGCTAAGAATCTTTATCTTGAACTATACCTATTATGTAGTCCTAATTATATTTTACTTCAACACTCATAATGGATGGTAAGTTAATTAGTTTTCATTAAGCTTGAAAGTAGTGGaaggattttaaaaaagtaaaagcaatTTTTGTTGGGTTGATGTCTGTGTATTAAATGCCCTCAATTCACTTAAAGCGGGGCCGGTCCTTTCTGCCACTGTACTGCGTATTCTAGGTTAGCTAGCCTGCAAGCTTCCAGCCTGTTCTGTCTCTCCTTTCCATGCTCTGtgggagtgctggggttacaggtgcacaCTACCGAACCGGGCTTTTGAGGAGAGCTCCAGGGAGCCTTCAGGCTTGCATAGCACTTTtttcctacccactgagccatctcccttatcctctatttagtttttgtttgttttttgagttttcaAACTCTCAAAAGAATATACAGAGTAAATTACAAAGGGCCTGAGTTTCTCCAATGATACtacttgcttctttcttttttttttaaattgtttttttaagatttatttattatatataagtacactgtagctgtcttcagacacaccagaagagggcatcggatctctttacagatggttgtgagccaccatgtggttgctgggaattgaactcaggacctctggaagagcagtcagtgctcttaaccgctgagccatctctccagcccatacttgcttctttcttttcttccttccttcctctttctcttctttctttctttctttctctctttctttctttctttctttctttttttctctctttcttttctctctctctctctctctctctctctctctctctctctgtcttttctgagacaaggtttctctgtgtagctttggttttcctggaacccactcttgtagaccaggctggccttgaactcaaagccTGCTTCTgacttccaaatgctgagattaaaagcatacaCCACCAAGGCCtagtgtgtgatttttttcatatcGATGTATCAATTACCTAATTTTTTTTGTCAGCTCATTAGTTATTATTGAGACTCATGTAGCTTGTGACCAGGCTGGTACTCCCGActacctcctgtgtgctgggactacaggctgTTGGTGGGGATTGAATCTTGGGCTTCCTGTGTGCTAGGCAAACAATCTACCACCTGATCTGCACCCTAGCCTCTTATGAGAAAAGGTTTTAAACCACATTTCCTATGACCACCTTTTTGGATCACAGACCCTCTagctggcttctctccctctgccaGAAGTCAGGCTACCCAACCCTCACTTCATGTGACTCTGGGGATAAAGAATTGATAGGTGACTGCACTCAGGCTCCTCCTTGCAACTCCAAGGTAAACTAATGAGCCTGTCTAGTGGTTACCTCTGTCTAGCTCTGGCTAACTAACAGGGTTTCGGACCTCCCGCCATCTCCCCAAACTCAGAACACCCTTTTGTCTTGAGGACTTCAAGGCTCGTTCCTTTAGGCTCTAGTCATGCTCTACCGGGCAGCTCTCTCCCAGTAGAGTCCCTCTTCAGATCTGAAAGTCTGTTCTCATCCTGTGCTGGagagtttatgtcaacttgacacacactaAAGTCATCTGAGGGAAGGAACATCGAGAAAAAAATGCCTCTGTAGGtgaagctctgtgagtttgaggccagcctggtctacacagcaagttccaggaaaaccttgggctacacagagaaaccctgtctccaaaaacaaaaacaaacaaaacccaactggGCTGTACGAAGACTGTAGGGCACCTCCTTAATCAGTGATTTATGGGGAAGGCCCACTTCACTGTGGGTGGGGCTACCCTTGGACTGGTGATCCTGGTTCTGTAGGAATGTAGGTTGAGCAAACCAATAAGTGGCACTCctttgtggcctctgcatcagctcctgcctcctgtcctgtcctgacttccctcagcaaTGGACTATCATGTGGATGTTTAAGCCAAAAGCCTTCCTTCCCTGGCTAGCTTTTGATCACAGTGCTCCGCACAGCAGTGGAATCCAGACTAGGAAtccccctcttccccacccctcctccgTACCCCTCCTCCCTAGTCAGGGCTCCCTTTCCAGAGCTTTGAAGGGTAATTGTGTCAGCTCCTCTTCATGGCCCTGATGCCCTTAACACTTAACACACTCCAAATGTAACCAGAGTCACTCTCCTGGGTGGAGCTATAAAATGAAAAGAGTAAGAACAGGTTGTTCTTCTTAAAACACAGGACTATTGATTGGATGGCGTAAGAGCGGTGAGCCTCAGACCTGCTTTCTGAGGCGCTGCCAAGGATCACAGAAAACTTAAGGCTGTTTAAAGGAATGTCTTTTTCACTACATGATTCTTACTTATTGTTAAGGCAATGAATCACTTAAAATATCTCTTGTCACTAGAATCATAAGTGTAAAATTGACAGGACTATTTCTaccagagacagaggtagattAAAGAGTTAAAcacaaccaaaaaaacaaaacaaaacaacaacaacaaaactgagaCCCGAAACAATGTTTGTGCCTTTCCCAATTGTTAAAATATCCAGTTCTCCTTTCAGACAGACGAATTCTAAAGGAAGAGGCAGTCAGGAATTTTGCTACCTCCCCACGCCCTGCTTCACAATACCTTTGCATCTCATTCACACCTTCAGAGGGGCCCAGGGCTTGATGACGATCACCCATTTCACTGGAGGCTTCCTCAAGCCTCTCATACTGTCGCTCACTGACAAATCTGTTTTCCATGTGGACAGATTCTCCTCAGTGTCCCTCTAACACTATCTGGTCAGAGGTAATAGGTTTGGGCTGAGTCCACCAGAGAGAAATTACAATGTACACTAAAGGAATAGGAGGTATTAAATTTAGCCCTATTCTCAAGACCACTCCTTGGGCTCACAATCAACTGCAGGCAACCCTGGGAGCCCTGTGCTACAGACAGAAGTACCATATGATGCTAGAAACCTGTGTGGTAACAGCAGGAGTCTACCCCATCCAGAGGCTCACATTGAATCAGAGGACAAACATCTCCGCAGAAATGGATGAACGTTAAAGCACTGGTAATCCTGACACTAAAGACCAGTATCATTAGCAGTTAGGTCGAGGCTCTGAATTCATTGCTCCAAGTGCTTTGCTGCCTGGACTGAAAGAGCTGGCTTCAGGGAGGGGAGATCCTTGTAAACATTGTAGGTAGGATTGGCTTACTTGttgatgaagaaaatgtgaaCCTAGGAGATCAAATCCCACTGGTAAGCATGGGGCTCCTGGCCTTCACTGCAGTGTGCTTGCTTATGGTCAGAGAAGGGTTCAGGACATGGTGCTACTGTGATCTGTTttctgagagctaggtggggacTAGAGTGATCAGAACTCATGACTTATTCTCCTCTGACTAGAAACAGCCTTTTCCAGTTAGCCAACTACACTGGGACAAGTAACACCAGCTTCACTCTGAGGTGAGCTAACAAAGTTAGAGCAGTTTTTATAGGCTCACATGCCTCTCTCCTCCAGTCCTaagactggtcttgaattcaaACTTCAAGCCTCTATATATTTCCCTTGgagattctttttttgttgttgttgtttttgtttgttttttttttttttttcggagctggggaccgaacccagggccttgcacttgctaggcaagcgctctaccactgagctaaatccccaacccctcccttggAGAttcttgaagtggaaacttctagttttctttggaaagttagttatccCAAATGTTGTTTTGCTGGAGCACacgggtgaaaggatgtcttgctaacgCAGACATGTGGAGGGTGGAGGAATGTTttcctgaggcagacacaggtgaaaggatgtttggttatagcaaacatgtgaaaggacacttgatgaaggagtataaatataacCCCCACTGTGGGGCATGAGCACTGAGCACTGGCTTGGTTTGCTCCATCTCGTAATTCTTCCCTAATGATACACGTTTGCCTTAatagcattgttgagctcaacttgcgGTAATGCTGTCATTGAAGGAAACTTGCCCAAGAACTGCTCATGAGGTTCCTGCCAGATTGCTGCTTCTGCAGCCTAGTGGTTTCTTCAGGACTGAACTTCAGCTGGTGTCTGCCTGCTGGAAGGACTGGTCTGTAGCTGTGAGAGATAAGAGTTTTaaactagctcaaaactcagcaacaggacctgactcaggaagacagatggttaaaAATGCACGAGGACTGGTACAGACTCACTGACCCT is part of the Rattus norvegicus strain BN/NHsdMcwi chromosome 1, GRCr8, whole genome shotgun sequence genome and harbors:
- the Mlana gene encoding melanoma antigen recognized by T-cells 1 isoform X1, which translates into the protein MPREEVHFGYPRKGHSHSYITAEEAAGIGILVVALGIALLIGCWYCRRRSGYRALTDKRRHAGTQNTSRERCLCESLDHQDSRLSSQEKNHQPVVPNAPPAYEKLSSDHSPPPYSP